Proteins encoded by one window of Primulina huaijiensis isolate GDHJ02 chromosome 1, ASM1229523v2, whole genome shotgun sequence:
- the LOC140988553 gene encoding probable serine/threonine-protein kinase PBL18 isoform X1 — protein MVLEVLYKQLQYELSPHKLVMVAQFNLELELELVYHYFELDKIPPGYTTQDNLYSSNQLSHSGLLCNAIAASKFGQFPSGNLRSFTFNDLKNATRNFRFDSLLGEGGFGFVFKGWIDEQTFTPCKPGTGMVVAVKKLKSESYQGHREWLTELNYLSLLHHENLVKLIGYCAESEYRLLVYEYMPKGSLENHLFKKGAQLMTWATRIRVAVDVARGLSYLHSLDANVIYRDLKASNVLLDSEFNAKLSDFGLARAGPKGDKTHVSTRVIGTKGYAAPEYVATGRLTPKCDVYSYGVVLLELLSGKRALGDENTGGADETLVDWAKPFLNDPRKMLRIMDSRLGGQYPKKDAQFLAVLALQCLNTDPRNRPTMSEVVAAFEQLQASIAANRVLVEAHKKNMVDRKLNSLYSR, from the exons ATGGTGTTGGAAGTGTTGTACAAACAGCTACAATATGAATTAAGTCCTCATAAGCTTGTCATGGTGGCCCAATTCaatctcgagctcgagcttgagCTTGTGTATCATTACTTTGAGCTCG ATAAGATCCCACCAGGATATACAACACAGGACAATTTATATTCTTCGAACCAGCTAAGTCATTCAGGCTTGTTGTGCAATGCTATTGCTGCATCGAAATTTGGTCAATTTCCCTCCGGCAACCTCAGATCGTTTACTTTCAATGATCTAAAGAATGCCACTAGAAATTTCCGATTCGACAGCCTTCTTGGAGAGGGTGGATTTGGGTTCGTTTTCAAAGGATGGATAGACGAGCAAACTTTCACCCCCTGCAAACCTGGAACCGGGATGgtagttgctgtcaaaaaactCAAATCCGAAAGTTATCAAGGCCACAGGGAATGGCTT ACGGAACTTAACTATTTAAGTCTTCTACACCACGAAAATCTTGTGAAGCTGATCGGCTACTGCGCGGAATCTGAGTACAGGCTTTTAGTCTACGAGTACATGCCGAAAGGAAGCTTGGAAAATCACTTATTTAAAA AAGGAGCACAACTCATGACTTGGGCTACACGAATACGAGTTGCTGTTGACGTTGCTCGAGGGTTATCTTACCTGCATAGCCTGGATGCCAATGTGATATACCGGGACTTGAAGGCATCCAATGTACTTCTTGATTCG GAATTCAATGCAAAACTTTCAGATTTTGGCTTAGCAAGAGCTGGTCCTAAAGGTGACAAAACTCATGTTTCAACTCGTGTCATTGGAACCAAGGGATACGCCGCACCGGAATACGTAGCAACAG GTCGCTTGACTCCAAAGTGTGATGTATACAGCTACGGTGTGGTGTTGCTGGAGCTGCTATCAGGGAAACGAGCACTTGGAGACGAGAACACTGGTGGAGCTGACGAAACTTTGGTGGATTGGGCAAAACCATTCCTAAATGACCCGAGAAAAATGTTGAGAATCATGGATTCAAGATTGGGAGGTCAGTATCCTAAAAAGGATGCACAGTTCTTGGCTGTTCTCGCGCTACAATGCCTCAACACGGATCCCAGGAACCGACCGACCATGTCGGAAGTTGTGGCTGCATTCGAACAGCTCCAAGCATCGATTGCGGCGAACAGGGTTTTAGTCGAAGCGCATAAGAAAAATATGGTGGATAGGAAGTTGAACTCCTTGTATAGTAGATAG
- the LOC140988553 gene encoding probable serine/threonine-protein kinase PBL3 isoform X2, whose protein sequence is MGICLQKPAKLAPASSGQFSDKIPPGYTTQDNLYSSNQLSHSGLLCNAIAASKFGQFPSGNLRSFTFNDLKNATRNFRFDSLLGEGGFGFVFKGWIDEQTFTPCKPGTGMVVAVKKLKSESYQGHREWLTELNYLSLLHHENLVKLIGYCAESEYRLLVYEYMPKGSLENHLFKKGAQLMTWATRIRVAVDVARGLSYLHSLDANVIYRDLKASNVLLDSEFNAKLSDFGLARAGPKGDKTHVSTRVIGTKGYAAPEYVATGRLTPKCDVYSYGVVLLELLSGKRALGDENTGGADETLVDWAKPFLNDPRKMLRIMDSRLGGQYPKKDAQFLAVLALQCLNTDPRNRPTMSEVVAAFEQLQASIAANRVLVEAHKKNMVDRKLNSLYSR, encoded by the exons ATGGGGATTTGCCTCCAGAAGCCTGCTAAACTTGCTCCTGCTTCTTCCGGGCAATTCTCGG ATAAGATCCCACCAGGATATACAACACAGGACAATTTATATTCTTCGAACCAGCTAAGTCATTCAGGCTTGTTGTGCAATGCTATTGCTGCATCGAAATTTGGTCAATTTCCCTCCGGCAACCTCAGATCGTTTACTTTCAATGATCTAAAGAATGCCACTAGAAATTTCCGATTCGACAGCCTTCTTGGAGAGGGTGGATTTGGGTTCGTTTTCAAAGGATGGATAGACGAGCAAACTTTCACCCCCTGCAAACCTGGAACCGGGATGgtagttgctgtcaaaaaactCAAATCCGAAAGTTATCAAGGCCACAGGGAATGGCTT ACGGAACTTAACTATTTAAGTCTTCTACACCACGAAAATCTTGTGAAGCTGATCGGCTACTGCGCGGAATCTGAGTACAGGCTTTTAGTCTACGAGTACATGCCGAAAGGAAGCTTGGAAAATCACTTATTTAAAA AAGGAGCACAACTCATGACTTGGGCTACACGAATACGAGTTGCTGTTGACGTTGCTCGAGGGTTATCTTACCTGCATAGCCTGGATGCCAATGTGATATACCGGGACTTGAAGGCATCCAATGTACTTCTTGATTCG GAATTCAATGCAAAACTTTCAGATTTTGGCTTAGCAAGAGCTGGTCCTAAAGGTGACAAAACTCATGTTTCAACTCGTGTCATTGGAACCAAGGGATACGCCGCACCGGAATACGTAGCAACAG GTCGCTTGACTCCAAAGTGTGATGTATACAGCTACGGTGTGGTGTTGCTGGAGCTGCTATCAGGGAAACGAGCACTTGGAGACGAGAACACTGGTGGAGCTGACGAAACTTTGGTGGATTGGGCAAAACCATTCCTAAATGACCCGAGAAAAATGTTGAGAATCATGGATTCAAGATTGGGAGGTCAGTATCCTAAAAAGGATGCACAGTTCTTGGCTGTTCTCGCGCTACAATGCCTCAACACGGATCCCAGGAACCGACCGACCATGTCGGAAGTTGTGGCTGCATTCGAACAGCTCCAAGCATCGATTGCGGCGAACAGGGTTTTAGTCGAAGCGCATAAGAAAAATATGGTGGATAGGAAGTTGAACTCCTTGTATAGTAGATAG
- the LOC140988597 gene encoding splicing factor 3B subunit 6-like protein, which yields MAAISLRKGNTRLPPEVNRVLYVRNLPFNITSEEMYDIFGKYGAIRQIRVGTNKDTRGTAFVVYEDIYDAKTAVDHLSGFNVANRYLIVLYYQQAKMGKKFDQKKKEEEIQKLQEKYGIGTPASKDK from the coding sequence ATGGCAGCAATTAGTCTCCGGAAAGGCAACACGCGCCTCCCGCCGGAAGTGAACCGTGTTCTCTACGTGCGCAATCTACCCTTCAACATAACGAGCGAGGAAATGTACGACATATTTGGGAAGTACGGCGCCATAAGGCAGATCCGCGTCGGGACCAACAAGGATACGCGTGGCACAGCTTTTGTGGTTTACGAGGATATCTACGACGCAAAGACCGCCGTCGACCACTTGTCGGGTTTCAACGTGGCGAACAGGTATTTGATTGTGTTGTACTACCAGCAGGCGAAGATGGGCAAGAAGTTTGACCAGAAGAAGAAGGAAGAAGAGATTCAGAAGCTGCAGGAAAAGTACGGTATTGGCACTCCTGCTTCCAAAGATAAGTAG
- the LOC140988533 gene encoding CBL-interacting serine/threonine-protein kinase 3-like isoform X2: protein MSQPKIKRRIGKYEIGRTIGEGTFAKVKFAKDSETGQPVAMKILDKDKVLKHKMAEQIRREIATMKLIKHPNVVRLYEVMASKTKIFIVMEFVTGGELFDNIVNNGRMQEDDARKYFQQLINTVDYCHSRGVFHRDLKPENLLMDDAGNLKVSDFGLSALSQTVRDDGLLHTTCGTPNYVAPEVLNDRGYDGATADLWSCGVILFVLLAGYLPFDDANLMNLYSKISSAEFTCPSWFSFGAMKLIARILEPNPMKRITIPEILEDAWFKKGYKPQIFHEKEDACLDDVEAVFKDSEEHLVMEKKEEQPTAMNAFELISMSKGLNLENLFNAEQEFKRETRFTSKRPADEIIKKIEQAAKPLGFDIRKKNYKMRLENIKAGRKGNLNVATEVFQVAPSLHMVEFRKAKGDTLEFHKFYKNLLTCLEDVVWITEEGMKK, encoded by the exons ATGAGTCAACCCAAAATTAAGCGTAGAATTGGGAAATATGAAATTGGAAGGACCATTGGTGAGGGCACATTTGCAAAAGTGAAATTTGCTAAGGATTCTGAGACTGGACAACCAGTGGCTATGAAGATCCTCGACAAGGATAAGGTCCTTAAGCACAAAATGGCTGAACAG ATTAGGCGGGAAATCGCAACGATGAAATTGATAAAGCATCCCAATGTTGTTCGCTTGTATGAG GTTATGGCGAGCAAGACCAAGATATTTATTGTTATGGAATTTGTTACTGGAGGAGAGCTCTTTGATAATATT GTGAATAACGGACGAATGCAAGAAGATGATgctagaaaatattttcaacagCTCATTAATACTGTTGATTATTGCCATAGTAGGGGAGTCTTTCACAGAGATCTGAAG CCGGAAAACTTATTGATGGATGACGCTGGGAACCTAAAAGTTTCCGATTTCGGATTAAGTGCTCTATCTCAAACTGTCCGG GATGATGGTTTACTGCATACTACCTGTGGAACTCCGAATTATGTCGCTCCTGAG GTTCTCAACGATCGAGGCTACGATGGAGCAACTGCCGACTTGTGGTCATGTGGAGTGATACTCTTTGTTTTGCTTGCAGGATACTTGCCTTTCGACGATGCAAATCTTATGAACTTGTATTCAAAA ATATCTTCTGCCGAATTCACTTGCCCCTCGTGGTTTTCCTTTGGTGCCATGAAATTAATTGCTCGGATTCTTGAACCAAATCCCATGAAA CGTATCACTATCCCTGAAATATTGGAAGATGCGTGGTTTAAGAAAGGTTACAAACCACAGATATTTCACGAGAAAGAAGATGCATGTTTGGATGACGTTGAAGCTGTTTTTAAGGATTCCGAG GAACATCTTGTGATGGAGAAAAAGGAGGAACAACCAACGGCAATGAACGCCTTTGAGCTAATCTCCATGTCAAAAGGTCTCAATCTTGAGAATCTATTCAATGCAGAACAG GAATTCAAGAGGGAAACGAGGTTCACATCCAAACGCCCTGCCGATGAGATCATAAAGAAAATCGAACAAGCAGCAAAACCACTCGGTTTTGACATTCGCAAGAAGAACTACAAG ATGAGGCTTGAAAACATAAAAGCTGGAAGAAAAGGAAACCTTAACGTTGCTACCGAG GTCTTTCAAGTTGCTCCTTCTCTGCATATGGTTGAGTTTAGAAAGGCCAAGGGAGATACCTTGGAGTTCCACAAG TTCTACAAAAATCTGTTAACCTGCCTTGAGGACGTAGTTTGGATAACTGAAGAGGGCATGAAGAAATGA
- the LOC140988579 gene encoding pentatricopeptide repeat-containing protein At1g62350, which yields MWRQGRNLMRQALFRLPSRVKTSRHLITGTASSPSLSIWRRKKEMGKEGLMVAKELKRLQCHPVRFERFIKSNVSRLLKSDLVAVLAEFQRQNLVSLCMKLYDVVRKEIWYKPDMFFYRDMLMMLARNKKVDEAKRVWEDLKREEVLFDQHTFGDLVRAFLDSGLTSKAMWIYDEMRSSPEPALSLPYRVILKGLLPYPELREKVKDDFLELFPDMIIYDPPEDLFDDDRKMRLESDED from the exons ATGTGGCGTCAAGGTCGGAATCTCATGCGGCAGGCCTTATTCCGGCTGCCGTCGCGAGTTAAAACCAGTAGACACCTGATCACTGGAACGGCTTCAAGCCCCAGCTTGTCCATATGGCGGCGGAAGAAGGAGATGGGGAAGGAGGGGTTGATGGTGGCGAAGGAACTGAAACGCCTGCAGTGCCACCCGGTAAGGTTTGAGAGGTTCATAAAGAGCAATGTTTCTCGCCTCCTTAAGTCCGACCTTGTTGCTGTCCTTGCTGAATTCCAACGTCAAAACCTTGTCTCCCTCTGCATGAAG TTATACGACGTGGTGCGGAAAGAAATTTGGTACAAACCAGACATGTTCTTCTACAGGGATATGCTCATGATGCTTGCTCGGAACAAAAAGGTTGATGAGGCAAAGAGGGTGTGGGAAGATTTGAAGAGGGAAGAAGTCCTTTTTGATCAGCATACATTTGGAGACCTCGTCAGGGCCTTCTTAGACAGTGGTTTAACAAGTAAAGCAATGTGGATATATGATGAAATGAGAAGCTCTCCTGAGCCGGCGCTATCTTTGCCTTATCGTGTCATATTGAAAGGATTACTTCCTTACCCTGAACTGAGGGAGAAGGTGAAAGATGACTTTTTGGAACTCTTCCCCGACATGATTATTTATGATCCACCAGAAGACCTTTTTGATGATGATCGAAAAATGAGATTGGAGAGTGATGAGGATTAG
- the LOC140968257 gene encoding uncharacterized protein: MELANVSSSLCLYATALTSPNPCDRKSLNYLYCSAPVSPRRNKQDKGDFPKSNLVDFEFESSKTFSRKQRYRERGDSLPAVAFVDEVFFSGVVMPLKLPPRLQYNSVFNSSSQRWTFAPRSMSPTTMCRIPFACKYTWNDDFDPFTVALERVREEKRGRSGQPRRSRSHSPFRIASKYSCTDTISCNQDSYEDKSSMKSANQVPVWSYSGPLELKGSAYARWVRDQKKEGLNPREPKNPSGLRFGLRVRPVRNKHDGRDMPASTKGRDAKDKRGNDSGKSRVGILKGLLLKYASFGREKNATKLTKKSVQTQKESYFSRLSFKFRENGKRMLDDETAEVAEYKTSTISCSYY, encoded by the coding sequence ATGGAACTTGCAAATGtctcttcttccctttgtttgTATGCAACTGCCCTTACTAGCCCGAATCCATGTGATCGCAAGAGTCTCAATTACTTATACTGCAGTGCCCCGGTTAGTCCGCGGAGGAATAAACAAGACAAAGGCGATTTTCCCAAATCGAATCTTGTTGATTTCGAGTTTGAGTCTAGCAAGACATTCAGTCGAAAGCAAAGATATCGAGAGCGTGGGGACTCGCTTCCGGCCGTGGCGTTTGTCGACGAAGTCTTCTTCAGTGGCGTAGTCATGCCCCTAAAACTCCCTCCAAGACTCCAATATAACAGTGTTTTCAATAGTTCTAGCCAAAGGTGGACGTTTGCTCCGAGGTCTATGTCTCCAACTACAATGTGCAGAATCCCGTTTGCGTGTAAGTATACATGGAACGACGATTTCGATCCTTTTACCGTGGCTTTGGAGAGAGTAAGGGAAGAGAAGAGGGGAAGAAGTGGTCAGCCGAGGCGCTCAAGATCACATTCCCCATTCAGAATTGCCTCAAAGTACTCTTGTACTGACACCATCTCCTGCAATCAAGATTCTTACGAGGACAAGAGCTCGATGAAGTCGGCGAATCAAGTTCCCGTATGGAGCTATAGTGGACCACTGGAGCTCAAGGGCTCTGCTTATGCAAGATGGGTTCGAGACCAGAAGAAAGAAGGGCTAAACCCGCGAGAGCCGAAGAACCCTTCGGGCTTACGTTTTGGACTGCGTGTAAGGCCCGTGAGAAACAAGCACGATGGAAGGGACATGCCAGCTTCAACTAAAGGGAGAGATGCTAAAGACAAGCGTGGTAATGATAGTGGAAAAAGTAGGGTGGGGATACTCAAAGGACTTTTATTGAAGTATGCATCATTCGGCAGAGAAAAGAATGCTACCAAGTTGACAAAGAAAAGTGTACAAACACAAAAGGAAAGTTACTTCAGTAGATTGAGCTTTAAGTTCAGGGAAAATGGTAAGAGGATGCTGGATGATGAGACGGCCGAGGTAGCTGAGTACAAAACATCCACCATCTCTTGCTCATATTACTAA
- the LOC140988533 gene encoding CBL-interacting serine/threonine-protein kinase 3-like isoform X1, translating to MKFLLKTAVAERRISPPENRVRMSQPKIKRRIGKYEIGRTIGEGTFAKVKFAKDSETGQPVAMKILDKDKVLKHKMAEQIRREIATMKLIKHPNVVRLYEVMASKTKIFIVMEFVTGGELFDNIVNNGRMQEDDARKYFQQLINTVDYCHSRGVFHRDLKPENLLMDDAGNLKVSDFGLSALSQTVRDDGLLHTTCGTPNYVAPEVLNDRGYDGATADLWSCGVILFVLLAGYLPFDDANLMNLYSKISSAEFTCPSWFSFGAMKLIARILEPNPMKRITIPEILEDAWFKKGYKPQIFHEKEDACLDDVEAVFKDSEEHLVMEKKEEQPTAMNAFELISMSKGLNLENLFNAEQEFKRETRFTSKRPADEIIKKIEQAAKPLGFDIRKKNYKMRLENIKAGRKGNLNVATEVFQVAPSLHMVEFRKAKGDTLEFHKFYKNLLTCLEDVVWITEEGMKK from the exons AT GaagttcttgttgaagactGCTGTTGCTGAGCGCAGAATAAGTCCGCCGGAGAATCGAGTGCGGATGAGTCAACCCAAAATTAAGCGTAGAATTGGGAAATATGAAATTGGAAGGACCATTGGTGAGGGCACATTTGCAAAAGTGAAATTTGCTAAGGATTCTGAGACTGGACAACCAGTGGCTATGAAGATCCTCGACAAGGATAAGGTCCTTAAGCACAAAATGGCTGAACAG ATTAGGCGGGAAATCGCAACGATGAAATTGATAAAGCATCCCAATGTTGTTCGCTTGTATGAG GTTATGGCGAGCAAGACCAAGATATTTATTGTTATGGAATTTGTTACTGGAGGAGAGCTCTTTGATAATATT GTGAATAACGGACGAATGCAAGAAGATGATgctagaaaatattttcaacagCTCATTAATACTGTTGATTATTGCCATAGTAGGGGAGTCTTTCACAGAGATCTGAAG CCGGAAAACTTATTGATGGATGACGCTGGGAACCTAAAAGTTTCCGATTTCGGATTAAGTGCTCTATCTCAAACTGTCCGG GATGATGGTTTACTGCATACTACCTGTGGAACTCCGAATTATGTCGCTCCTGAG GTTCTCAACGATCGAGGCTACGATGGAGCAACTGCCGACTTGTGGTCATGTGGAGTGATACTCTTTGTTTTGCTTGCAGGATACTTGCCTTTCGACGATGCAAATCTTATGAACTTGTATTCAAAA ATATCTTCTGCCGAATTCACTTGCCCCTCGTGGTTTTCCTTTGGTGCCATGAAATTAATTGCTCGGATTCTTGAACCAAATCCCATGAAA CGTATCACTATCCCTGAAATATTGGAAGATGCGTGGTTTAAGAAAGGTTACAAACCACAGATATTTCACGAGAAAGAAGATGCATGTTTGGATGACGTTGAAGCTGTTTTTAAGGATTCCGAG GAACATCTTGTGATGGAGAAAAAGGAGGAACAACCAACGGCAATGAACGCCTTTGAGCTAATCTCCATGTCAAAAGGTCTCAATCTTGAGAATCTATTCAATGCAGAACAG GAATTCAAGAGGGAAACGAGGTTCACATCCAAACGCCCTGCCGATGAGATCATAAAGAAAATCGAACAAGCAGCAAAACCACTCGGTTTTGACATTCGCAAGAAGAACTACAAG ATGAGGCTTGAAAACATAAAAGCTGGAAGAAAAGGAAACCTTAACGTTGCTACCGAG GTCTTTCAAGTTGCTCCTTCTCTGCATATGGTTGAGTTTAGAAAGGCCAAGGGAGATACCTTGGAGTTCCACAAG TTCTACAAAAATCTGTTAACCTGCCTTGAGGACGTAGTTTGGATAACTGAAGAGGGCATGAAGAAATGA